TGATTCTGATCATCGCGATCCACACCGACCAGAAGGGCATAGGCGATACCGTCACTTTCTTTAGCGCCGTTACAGCCAGTCAGCAGCAGGCAAAGCATGATGAGCAATAACCCGATTTGTTGTCGCCGGTTCATAACCTGCCTCCTTTGGCGGTTCTCAAGCTACAGCCGCCTTGTTATGCTTTCGTTTTTTTAGATAGGCCATCACAAACAGCAGGACTGGGAAAACGTAAATTCCGCCATTATAGTAGGTCGACAAAAGCTCATAGTCCAAATTAATGGTTGTTGTAATATCATCCGGAATCATGGCCAGTTCAATCAAAATGAGCATGACCACTGGAATAAGCGGAGCCATGGTCGGCAGCTTTAACAAACGGGATATGAGATAAAGACCAATATAGACACTAATGGCAATACTGATGATTCCCACAATGACCCAGAGAAGAATAAAGACAGCCTCAATACGCTGCAGATAGCGGCTCAGATACACCAGTCTGGCTGTTTCAAAAAAAGGCAATGTTTTTTCCTGCGCTACAGCCACCCCAAACACCATGACATAAATGACGAAGAAAACACTTTTAATCAGGGCACTGCTGCCCAGCCCAAAAACCAAACAAGCATTCAGATTTCGATAATTCTGAAATGAAGAGGCCATGACGATTGCAACAATCGCCCCAATATTAATTCCGGCAGTCAGCATCCCGGCTTTTACGGTTGTGCCAAGGCCATTTCCCAGCCAGGGAGCTAAGTTATATAAATTGTACAAAGGACTCAACATAAGAAAAATAAGCAGCATGCTGCCAACAATAAATGGCATCAGCAAATACGAACTGCGGGCAATCGCCTCAATGCCTAAGTAGACCAGCACCCCGACAATCAAGCCATAAACGGTAATAACCAGGCTGAATTCCGCATCAGGCAAAGCTGTCAGCAGTGTGTTTTCGGCAAATTGTCTGAGCAGCAAAGCAGCATCGCTCAGAAATATCCCGATATAGAACAAGGCAATCAGCACTGCTCCCCAGCGCCCGCACAGTTTCCTGGTAATACTGTACAAATCGCCGGGAATCCATTTAAAAACAAAGTTGAGCAGCAAAACCGGAAGAAATGTAGCTGCTGCTGCAACAAGCGGGCTTAACCAGGACAGGCCGGCGCTGATTTCGGCAGCCCGGGCCGGTGTTGATAAAAATATTTTGGCAAATGTAATGACAAAAATTAACCCAATTCCTTCGGCTGTCCCCATGCGGCCAGGTTGAAAACTCATGGCTTATTCTCCTCTTCAGACTTAATTGTCCACTGTCGGCTGATATGAGGCTGCCGGCGATTATCTTGTGTGTTTAAGCCGTCTGGTCGCATTTCCTGCCGGAATACCGGCCCACGGATAATGACATCCAGCCCTGCCATGGTTTTCGGTGCAATCGGTACCATATAGGGAACACCGAAGGATTTCATGCTGGTTAATACAGCCGTAAGCACCAGCAGCCCCAAGGCAACCCCCACAAGTCCCAGCATATAAGCCAGTGCAATAAAGACAAAGCGCAGCAAGCGGCCCGCAGCGGCAAGCCGGTAATCAGGAATAGTAAAGGAAGCCAGACCTGTCAGCGCAATGACCACCACCGTGACCGGACTGACCAGATTGGCAGATACAGCGGCCTGACCTAAGATAATCGCCCCAACAATGCCAATGGTTGAACCCAATAAGCCAGGAATCCGTAAACCAGCCTCACGGATAAGCTCAAAAGCAAACTCCATCAATAATAATTCACCCACCGAAGGAAACGGCACCCGCTCCCGCGCTCCGGCGATGGCTAAAATCATTTCTGTTGGCAGCGCCTCAGGATGAAAATAAACAATGGAGAGATACACGGCTGGCAAGATCACCGCCAGCAACGTTCCTATAAGCCGGAGTAGCCTGGTCACACTGCCGATCGGAACTTTCAGACTGAAATCTTCGGCTGAATGAAAAAACGTAAAGAAACTAACAGGGACGACATGAGCAAAGGGTGTACCATTAAGTAAAATGGCCACCCGGCCTTCGGAAAGAGCAGCCACTGTCCGGTCAGGCCGCTCTGTTGACAACATTTGCGGCAAGGCAATACTCGGATGATCCTCAATGAATTGCTCCAAAACCCCCATATCAGAAATATAATCTGTCTTGATATTGAGAATGCGCCGCTTAATTTCGCCAATAAGCTTTGGATTGGCCACTGACTTTAAATACATAATGGCACATTTCGTCGGAATACGTTCACCAATCTCAAAAATCTCGGTTACCAAATCATTCGATGGCATCATGGTCCGGATCAGCCCGGTATTGACTCTCAGCGCCTCACTGAAAGCCACCTGCGAACCACGGACAGACTGCTCAATCTCTGGCTTTCCTACACTGCGATGTTCATAGCCTTTAGTCTCAATCAGTACGGCCTGATTGATGCCTTCCAAAAACAAGGCTGTATCGCCGGTATTTAATCCAGCAGCCACCTTGCCAAAATTATCAACTTCCTGAGCCTGATTGCTTGGTAAAAACAGGCTGATTAATTGCTTTAACAGATTATCGCCCTGCAAAGCCAGCTTTTCTTTATCAAGAATCATCAGCGGCTGCAAGACCGCCAAATTGATCAGTTCCTTATCAATCATTCCGTCCATAAAAACCAGCATAGCCTTGATGGGCTGTACACCGGGAATAATAAAATGACGAATAACAATATCTTTATTGATTTCAACGAAATAGAGCTGCTTGATGATTTTTTCGTTTTCCTCAATGCTGAAACTTAATTCTCTTTTCTTTAAATCGCCTTTATTGGTGTCATAGGCCAGCAATACAGGCTCAAGCTCTGTTTGCTGCTTCTCTAAAATCTTAAGTTGCGCGGCTAAATCAGCCTTTGCCGCCTGATCACTTTTGCTGAGCAGCTCCTGCGCTTCTTCCATTACTGTAGCCAGCCTGTTGCCGTAACGAATTAAAGCTTCCAATTCTTCCTTGGAGCTGGTCAGCCCATTAGGCGGGACAACCGAAGGAGCATCTCCCTTCTCTCCCTCTTTATATTCTCCCAGCACAAAGCGATGAGCAGTACGGGAAGGCGGTTTATAGACTAATAAATCTTTGAGATACCGGTAGGCCTTAAAAACCAGATTATCCTGCACCACAGTCACCCCCTGCCTGAAACTTGCAGTTATAGCATTACCTGGTTTAGGCGAACTTACTCATTTTTTCCTTATATGGAGAACGGTACTTATCCGCAAAGGACTCAAAGTCGCCAAGGGAGGGCGCGATGTTATCGCGCTGGGATGGATTTTTATTGAACCACAGAGTACGCAGATGACACAGAGGGTTATGGAGAGTTGGGGATTTATTTTGGGGCAGAACCAGGGCAGGCTGGTGGCAGAGATTTCTGCTGCGGGACTTGTGACCACAGTTGTCGGCAGCTTGGCTGCCGGTAACAACGTCGGGAACGTCCGTAGCAGCAGAAATCCCTGTCACCGGCTGGAGACCGGACTACTAAAGGAAATAACGGATGTTGAACCACAGAAGACACAGAGGATTACGGGAGGGTACGTGGGAAAACAAATGAAAACAAAAAAAGCCCCGGCATTTCTGCCGGAGCCATTTGTTGAGGAGAACTTAGTCCATCATTTCATTGAACATGTATTTGGCTGCCTGATAGACTGCAATACCCGCTACAACAACGGTTGCAAGCTTCTTGACATCTTTCATGTTGACATGATCCAAATCCATATCCATTCCCATGACAGAATAGTGTTTTTTTCTACGCCACATATAAACACCTCCTCAAGAATAATGTAACCAATCTTTAGCTATTAAAAACCAGTTAAATTTTTGGAATATCACCATTCATTTTTTTACAATCAATCGAGCCAGCGTACGACCACAAGCGCAAGGTGTCCGGTCTAATGCAGCGATGAGTCCTGTACGATATCGCAGAACCGGCATGGCTTCTTTACCGAGGGTTGTCAGCACCAGTTCACCCGTTTCATGTTCAGCCATTCCTTTCCCAGTGATCGGGTCGATAATTTCCGGATAAAAGTAATCTTCGTGAATATGCAGCCCATTTTGAGCCGAACAAGTTCCAGCGATACCAGGCCCGATCAATTCAGGCACCGAATAGATTTCGATAACAGCCGCATTGAATTGAGCCGCAAGCTCGGCATGATGCTGAGCATCGATTTCAGTGGTGATCACATAAATTGTTGAAATCGGCAGTGCACGCAAATCCAGTCCAAGTTGACCCGCACTGTCGGCTAACTGCTTTAACACCACTGAACTTGCCGCCAGTGAGGTAACGCCAAACTGTTCGAACAGCTTAAATTGTCGCGCTGGCTCCTGAATACCGGCCGGCAAAACGGTTGCGCCAATCGCTTCAGCCGCATAATGCAGCCCCAGTCCCTCAGGCTGTAAGCCATAATCAGCAGCAATTTGCAAAGTTCCGGTCGGATTTAAGCCACCTGCAACCAGTGTGCGAGCCAGCATTTCCAGCCATTTGCCGATGTCCCCGCTCGTATAAGCAACCGCCACCGGTGATTGCTGCCCAATAGTATGCACCCTGACTACTGAACTTAAAGGAAAGGTAAGCAGACCATAAGGATACTGATTGGTCAAGTCTTCACGGGTCGTAAACGGCATCCTGGCCAAGTCCGCCAATTCCATACTGTCAGGCTCAAGGGCGAGCTCGTCCAGCTTTGGACTATAAAACGTGCTTTTTTCATAAAGCCATTTCGTCAGTTTACGCAGCTTCTCAGTCTGCAGCTTTATGAGTCCGGCTCTGGTCATTGTCTCGATTTCCCGGTTACACAGCATCATCCATTACTCCTTTGCACACGATTGCATCATTCTCAAATATCGCTGAAAGTATAACAAGCTATCATCTGATTGTCAATCAAGGTAAAAAGGTTCTGTTCATATTTTTCAAAAAGCAGGGTAAACTAAGTCCGGAGGTGTCTATTATGGACGGAATAGTTTGTGCCGCATGTCATTCCTATTTAACCACAGAGCTATCGAACTGCCCAGGCTGTGGGAACACAGTCATCTTAGGGGGCGATGCCAAGAATGTTATTGATCAAGTACAACCCAATTGCCTCATCCACCGTTATGACGGTTCAGATTTACTGGAGCCGGCAGTCATTGTCAAAGAAGGTAAAAGCAACGTAAGAGTCGCTACAAAATTAAAAGATTATGCTAAGCCGATTGTAGTATCCAAACAAAAGGTATACTCATTTAACCAAAACATTCTCAGTTCCATTCAAGCACTGCGCAATGAGCGAACAGCCACCATCAGACGTTATGACCAGCTCATTCAGACTCACTGGCAAAGTCTAAAACCTTATAATCAGCCTTAGGGCTTAGCTTCATAGTATTTCAGCAATTCGCTCACTGTCACCAAACTGTAGCCTTCAGCCCGCAGCCGGTCAATAACAATTCCAATACCTTTTGAAGTTGCAATCGGGTATTGTCCATCATGAAGCAAAATGATACTCCCCGGCTTTACATTACTCATCACATTCTTGACTAGCTGATCAGTGCTAATCCCCTGCCAGTCACGAGTATCCAAGGACCATAATACCGTGCTATAGCCCATGCGTCTGGCCTCTGCAACAATAGCATCGTTATAACCGCCCCCCGGAGGCCTAAGCAGCGTTGGTTTGGGAGCAACCGCCATAATAAGTTTTTCGGTTTTCTCAATTTCTTCAGTTCGTTCAGCTTGGCTTATTCTATTTAGAAACCGGTGGCTATAGGCATGATTCCCTAACTCATGCCCATCTGCCGCGGCTTGAGCTAATATAGCTGGATTCTTTTCAGCATTTTTGCCTAAAATAAACAGCGTTACTTTAACCTGCTTTTGGCGAAGAGTTGCCAATAACTCTGGCGTTGCCTGTTCGTGCGGGCCATCATCAATCGTGAGTGCTACTACCTTTTGGGTGGTCGGCACTCTTTTTATGACCTGAACTTCTTCATCAAAACTGTTCTGACTTAAACTAATGACTGTAATAGTAAAAAAAACGGCGACACTCCAAAATACCCAAGAGAAGCATTTCATAGTGATGACCTCCCGCCTCCAGTTCCTCTAACCTCATAGTATTGCAGCAATTGGCCGATTGGCACAATTTCATAGCCTGCACCCCGCAGCTGATCAATGATGATCCCAACCGCCGCGGCGGTTGGCAGCGGATATTGGCCGTCATGCAGCAAGACAATGCCTCCTGGAGAAATGCCTTTGACTACCGTTGTCACTACCTTATCCACACTAGGCCGCTGCCAGTCATGCGGATCAACTGACCATAGGATGGTGGTATAACCGCGCTTGCGCGCCTCAGCTAAAACATTCTCATTATAAAGACCGCCTGGCGGACGAAACAGCGTTGGCTTCGTTGTTATGGCGGTAATGATTTTTTCAGTTTTATCAAGTTCTTCGCCGCATTGTGCTGCGGTCATCTCTGTCAAATTCTTATGACTGTAAGCATGGCTGGCTATTTCATGCCCATCAGCAACTGCCTGGGCAACAATTTCCGGATTG
This portion of the Sporomusaceae bacterium FL31 genome encodes:
- a CDS encoding germination protein, producing MSFQPGRMGTAEGIGLIFVITFAKIFLSTPARAAEISAGLSWLSPLVAAAATFLPVLLLNFVFKWIPGDLYSITRKLCGRWGAVLIALFYIGIFLSDAALLLRQFAENTLLTALPDAEFSLVITVYGLIVGVLVYLGIEAIARSSYLLMPFIVGSMLLIFLMLSPLYNLYNLAPWLGNGLGTTVKAGMLTAGINIGAIVAIVMASSFQNYRNLNACLVFGLGSSALIKSVFFVIYVMVFGVAVAQEKTLPFFETARLVYLSRYLQRIEAVFILLWVIVGIISIAISVYIGLYLISRLLKLPTMAPLIPVVMLILIELAMIPDDITTTINLDYELLSTYYNGGIYVFPVLLFVMAYLKKRKHNKAAVA
- a CDS encoding spore germination protein, translated to MVQDNLVFKAYRYLKDLLVYKPPSRTAHRFVLGEYKEGEKGDAPSVVPPNGLTSSKEELEALIRYGNRLATVMEEAQELLSKSDQAAKADLAAQLKILEKQQTELEPVLLAYDTNKGDLKKRELSFSIEENEKIIKQLYFVEINKDIVIRHFIIPGVQPIKAMLVFMDGMIDKELINLAVLQPLMILDKEKLALQGDNLLKQLISLFLPSNQAQEVDNFGKVAAGLNTGDTALFLEGINQAVLIETKGYEHRSVGKPEIEQSVRGSQVAFSEALRVNTGLIRTMMPSNDLVTEIFEIGERIPTKCAIMYLKSVANPKLIGEIKRRILNIKTDYISDMGVLEQFIEDHPSIALPQMLSTERPDRTVAALSEGRVAILLNGTPFAHVVPVSFFTFFHSAEDFSLKVPIGSVTRLLRLIGTLLAVILPAVYLSIVYFHPEALPTEMILAIAGARERVPFPSVGELLLMEFAFELIREAGLRIPGLLGSTIGIVGAIILGQAAVSANLVSPVTVVVIALTGLASFTIPDYRLAAAGRLLRFVFIALAYMLGLVGVALGLLVLTAVLTSMKSFGVPYMVPIAPKTMAGLDVIIRGPVFRQEMRPDGLNTQDNRRQPHISRQWTIKSEEENKP
- a CDS encoding phenylacetate-coenzyme A ligase; translation: MLCNREIETMTRAGLIKLQTEKLRKLTKWLYEKSTFYSPKLDELALEPDSMELADLARMPFTTREDLTNQYPYGLLTFPLSSVVRVHTIGQQSPVAVAYTSGDIGKWLEMLARTLVAGGLNPTGTLQIAADYGLQPEGLGLHYAAEAIGATVLPAGIQEPARQFKLFEQFGVTSLAASSVVLKQLADSAGQLGLDLRALPISTIYVITTEIDAQHHAELAAQFNAAVIEIYSVPELIGPGIAGTCSAQNGLHIHEDYFYPEIIDPITGKGMAEHETGELVLTTLGKEAMPVLRYRTGLIAALDRTPCACGRTLARLIVKK
- a CDS encoding polysaccharide deacetylase family sporulation protein PdaB, coding for MKCFSWVFWSVAVFFTITVISLSQNSFDEEVQVIKRVPTTQKVVALTIDDGPHEQATPELLATLRQKQVKVTLFILGKNAEKNPAILAQAAADGHELGNHAYSHRFLNRISQAERTEEIEKTEKLIMAVAPKPTLLRPPGGGYNDAIVAEARRMGYSTVLWSLDTRDWQGISTDQLVKNVMSNVKPGSIILLHDGQYPIATSKGIGIVIDRLRAEGYSLVTVSELLKYYEAKP
- a CDS encoding polysaccharide deacetylase family sporulation protein PdaB; protein product: MVQFDRRKFLGITFLFLLLAGTFAEHIVHEDIKIVKNVPTTHKVIALTIDDGPHYKTTPELLAVLREKHVQVTLFILGENAMRNPEIVAQAVADGHEIASHAYSHKNLTEMTAAQCGEELDKTEKIITAITTKPTLFRPPGGLYNENVLAEARKRGYTTILWSVDPHDWQRPSVDKVVTTVVKGISPGGIVLLHDGQYPLPTAAAVGIIIDQLRGAGYEIVPIGQLLQYYEVRGTGGGRSSL